From the Odocoileus virginianus isolate 20LAN1187 ecotype Illinois chromosome 21, Ovbor_1.2, whole genome shotgun sequence genome, one window contains:
- the PLA2G12A gene encoding group XIIA secretory phospholipase A2 isoform X1: protein MAPLAVLLVLFLTTAGRCQEQAQTTDWRATLKTIRNGVHKIDMYLNAALDLLGGEDGLCQYKCSDGSKPFPRYGYKPSPPNGCGSPLFGVHLNIGIPSLTKCCNQHDRCYETCGKSKNDCDEAFQSCLSKICRDVQKTLGLAQHVQACETTVELLFDSVIHLGCKPYLDSQRAACTCRYEEKTDL from the exons ATGGCCCCGCTCGCCGTCCTCCTCGTCCTATTCCTGACCACCGCTGGGAGGTGCCAGGAGCAAGCCCAGACCACCGACTGGCGGGCCACCCTGAAGACGATCCGGAACGGCGTTCACAAGATTGACATGTACCTGAACGCCGCCTTGGACCTCCTGGGAGGCGAGGACGGGCTTTGCCAGTACAAGTGCAGTGACG GATCTAAGCCTTTCCCACGTTATGGATATAAACCCTCCCCACCGAATGGATGTGGCTCCCCACTGTTTGGTGttcat CTTAACATCGGCATCCCTTCCCTGACAAAGTGCTGCAACCAACACGACCGGTGCTATGAGACCTGCGGCAAAAGCAAAAACGACTGTGATGAGGCGTTTCAGTCTTGCCTGTCCAAGATCTGCCGAGATGTGCAGAAAACACTGGGGCTGGCTCAGCACGTGCAGG cCTGTGAAACCACCGTGGAACTCTTATTTGACAGCGTCATACACTTAGGCTGTAAGCCGTACTTGGACAGCCAGCGAGCCGCATGTACGTGTCGCTATGAAGAAAAAACCGATCTTTGA
- the PLA2G12A gene encoding group XIIA secretory phospholipase A2 isoform X2 produces the protein MAPLAVLLVLFLTTAGRCQEQAQTTDWRATLKTIRNGVHKIDMYLNAALDLLGGEDGLCQYKCSDGSKPFPRYGYKPSPPNGCGSPLFGVHLNIGIPSLTKCCNQHDRCYETCGKSKNDCDEAFQSCLSKICRDVQKTLGLAQHVQVFQKIKNPHQRRNTFNSCVSPPKPNLDIGQRERLRSIYF, from the exons ATGGCCCCGCTCGCCGTCCTCCTCGTCCTATTCCTGACCACCGCTGGGAGGTGCCAGGAGCAAGCCCAGACCACCGACTGGCGGGCCACCCTGAAGACGATCCGGAACGGCGTTCACAAGATTGACATGTACCTGAACGCCGCCTTGGACCTCCTGGGAGGCGAGGACGGGCTTTGCCAGTACAAGTGCAGTGACG GATCTAAGCCTTTCCCACGTTATGGATATAAACCCTCCCCACCGAATGGATGTGGCTCCCCACTGTTTGGTGttcat CTTAACATCGGCATCCCTTCCCTGACAAAGTGCTGCAACCAACACGACCGGTGCTATGAGACCTGCGGCAAAAGCAAAAACGACTGTGATGAGGCGTTTCAGTCTTGCCTGTCCAAGATCTGCCGAGATGTGCAGAAAACACTGGGGCTGGCTCAGCACGTGCAGG tctttcaaaaaattaagaatcccCACCAGAGGAGAAACACCTTCAATTCCTGTGTCTCCCCTCCCAAGCCAAATTTGGATATTGGTCAAAGAGAGAGACTGAGGTCCATTTACTTTTAA